One region of Sphingomonas abietis genomic DNA includes:
- a CDS encoding DUF2958 domain-containing protein: MIILPPDIRFALRTNNIARRAAQRDGRPEPDAVPVLKLFNPIGPAIWIATELGADDDALFGAADLGFECPELGYFSASEIAAIRLPFGMRIERDTAFATRTPLSVWADIARRLSSLREAEAAIARTERGTPDPRSTGGG; the protein is encoded by the coding sequence ATGATTATCTTGCCCCCCGATATCCGCTTCGCGTTACGCACAAACAACATCGCCCGCCGTGCCGCCCAGCGCGACGGTCGGCCCGAGCCGGACGCGGTTCCGGTCCTCAAACTATTCAACCCGATCGGCCCGGCCATATGGATCGCGACCGAACTCGGGGCGGATGACGACGCCCTGTTCGGAGCAGCGGACCTCGGATTCGAGTGTCCCGAGCTTGGGTATTTCAGTGCCTCCGAGATCGCCGCCATCCGCCTGCCGTTCGGTATGCGTATCGAGCGCGATACCGCTTTCGCCACGCGCACGCCCCTGTCGGTATGGGCCGACATCGCGCGCCGTCTATCGTCGTTGCGCGAGGCCGAGGCCGCCATTGCACGCACCGAGCGCGGCACTCCTGATCCCCGCAGCACAGGCGGCGGATGA